TGAATCCTTTGGCCCGTGGACTGACCAAGCTCCAGTTCCGTGCCGACAACATTAAGGAGTTTGAGAAAATTCGCGAAAAAGATGTTGCTGACTTTGCAGCTCTAGCTTCTAGCCCGGGAGTGCAGAAGGTTATGGGCATTTATCTTGAAAACCTAAAGAACAAGGGCAAGAAGTAATAAACCTAACTTTATAATCCGTAATGTTGATCTTTTTCCGTGCATTTAAACTGGAACAATTTCGTCCAAAGTCCCTTAATTTGGTAATTTAAGAAATTGTTTATATGTaaagctaaaaataaataaaattcctgATGATAAAATTATAAAGTGCAACAGATAAGATAAGATAGTGAGAATTAGTAGTTTCAAAATTCACAAAGTATCCAAAGTTTGCGGTAAGCACTTGTTGATCTTGATTTGCTGCTGCCGTGTAAACTTCGACTGGAAACCCCGACCAGCTGATCGTTTCGGCTTGagtgtttgtttttatttggtttgCAACTCGACTTAATATATGATAAACaggttaatttgtttaaattccTGCCCGTCGCTCAGTGCGTGATTGCTGCTCAAAAGTCGTCCAAGTCATGTTGCGTAACAGGCTGATAGATGGAGTCAGGCGAATAAAACCCATACTTTGCGGGGGGCAATCCCTGCGATCCCTTAGCAATGGAGCGACTTCAAAGCTGACCACCATAGAGGTCGATGATAGGAGTGGGATTGCCACCCTGTCAATGAACCTGCCACCGGTGAACACTTTGACCATGGAGCTGATGCACGACCTCATCGATTCAATCAATCAGATCGAGAGCAACAAGAGCCGCGGTCTCATCCTGACTTCAGTGGGTTTGGGCTACCCAAAGTACAGATTCCAATCctatttatatgtttatatatgtattacaGAGCAATGACAAGGTCTTCTCCGCTGGCCTCGATCTCAAAGAGATGCTGAACCCAGAAGTGGAGCGACTGCGGTTATTCTGGACCCGGTTCCAAGATTTGTGGCTGGCCCTCCATCTTTGTGGCCTTCCCACAGCAGCGGCAATcaatgtaatttaaattattcattGATCATAAGATCTCTAAACTGGAACCATAATTTCAGGGACACTCTCCTGCCGCGGGCTGTGTCCTTGCCACCGCCTGTGAATATCGCGTCATGTTGCCGAATCTCTTCATCGGTATACATGCCACCCGGTTTAGCTTCGTCATCTCGAAGTGGATGATGAACTCGTACCAGAGCGTCCTACCCCGCAGAATTGTGGAGCGGGCGCTGAATCAAGGTAAGCTCTTCGCCACCCAGGAGGCCCTGGATGTGGGCCT
This genomic stretch from Drosophila mauritiana strain mau12 chromosome 2L, ASM438214v1, whole genome shotgun sequence harbors:
- the LOC117148673 gene encoding enoyl-CoA delta isomerase 1, mitochondrial yields the protein MLRNRLIDGVRRIKPILCGGQSLRSLSNGATSKLTTIEVDDRSGIATLSMNLPPVNTLTMELMHDLIDSINQIESNKSRGLILTSSNDKVFSAGLDLKEMLNPEVERLRLFWTRFQDLWLALHLCGLPTAAAINGHSPAAGCVLATACEYRVMLPNLFIGIHATRFSFVISKWMMNSYQSVLPRRIVERALNQGKLFATQEALDVGLVDEIACSKDEALSKCAAFIATFDKTNPVARCLTKRMCREPDVRELLQDRAADLKECVDYVTTPLFQEGLCAHLEGLKKRK